The nucleotide window GAATCTAAAGATTGAATTGCAAGCTTGGCTGCTACCAAGGAAATATTTTCTTGCACATATCCTATGGAATCTTCAAGTCTCTCTAGGGTATCCCTGATGTCCATTGCTCTCAACTTCTTTTTTTGCAGCTTCTGCAATTCTGACTCAGAGGATCCTGCGAAAAAGGAAAGGTAATACAAGATtgaaaataagaaacaaacatatTTGATCATCAATTGCTTTCTCAAATGCTGGAAAGCTCCTCATGGTTTCCACGCAATTCATAACTACATCAGCCATCCTGCATCTTGTACCATTTAGTGAAATACCATTATAGCACATCTTATGCATGCAACTTGCAAGGATATCTCTGACATAAGGATTACCCCTTCTGGTTGAGAGAAATTGATGAGGATCGAGAAGTAACCTTCTCTTTCGTTCAACATAGAAACAAGGGAGAAGAAATGTTTCTTGCTACTAAATATAGTCCCTATGGATGTCCCAACTCCCTATGCTCTGTGAAAGTTGGGATCTTTCTTATACTATTTCCCTTTTGTTTAGGCACATATCTAAATATAGGTTTTGGAACTGAAACACCCAAAAAAGGAATGACAGTATTGATGTTCATCTGAAAAGTCGGGAACTATTATTTTACTGTTAAATACCTTTAAGTATTATTTTGATTTGGCTCCAATCCAAAATAAACTAGTGCATTTCAGTATATTTAGATAGGAAATAAACTGTACCTCAATCTAGGGGCTGTCTGTCCTGTATTAGACATTTGGTAAGGTAGATAAGAGGAGGCAAAACAATAGTCCAGATTTTGGTTTGCCCAACTAAATTTAGTCCAAAGGCATTCAATAATTCAATCCACGGGGACATTCCAATTCAATGCGTGTTGTTTCAAGAGTTAGTGCAACGTTGGGTTTTGGATGAACAGTAATTACACACCCACATGTTTAGATCAAACTAACAAACCTTAACAGACTTCAAAATGCAGCAATTATTTAAACAAGAATTGCGGAATCTAAACAAGCAAATGCAGCAATTATTTAAACAAGAATTGCGGAATCTAAACAAGCAGATTCCATAAATCCTGTCCCGAACCTAGAGTTTATAAGTATATGTGGGATATCAGCCTTTGAGTTAATCAAACTATGCAGCAGTTTGAAGAAACTAATCTGAAATATTGCACTCCCATTGATATTTATTATAGCTGGACTCGTAAGAAACATGATACCATTCCATTCAGAAGTTGCGTCAAACACCTTTGACTGAGATGAGGATAATACATAATGTATAGATATCCTTGGAGACTGACTACTTACCAGAAACAGGTTGAAGTGCTGCAAAGGATACAAGCTCAGGGAAAGGTGGAATGAAGCTGTTGTCGCAATCCGGAACAGGTGTCTTCTCAGACCATTTCAAAGAGTTTGCAGTTAAAGTTTGCAACAAAGCTTCTTGAGGAGCCTGAAGAAATATATGCTATTTAAGTTTCACATTTTCAGCCCAGCCCTAAGTGAAAAGAACTCAACCTTTCATTGCCTAAACTTTGTTTAGATCAAGTAAATGTGCAATATGAATGAACCTATGCTAGTTTGGTAACAGTTCTGGACAAAAAGAAGGAACCACTGAGAGCAAACTTAACAAGATAAAGTATCTTCTCAACAAAAGGCAGAAGAATATGGAATAAGCTAAACAAGATGGAACAATTTAATAGCATCAATGCCAATGAGAGGTGCATTTGTCGCAATGTACTTACAAAAGACAAACTTTTGAAACTTTAAGATAGTGCATGCTTCCCAAAGACAAATAGACTGACACacagagagaagagagaagagagaagggaGAAGGGAGAACCTTCAGCTTTATTTCCAAGCTATTCAAATTACGGAGAGCTTCTTTTATCTCCAAAACTTTGGAACTTAGTTCTGTCTCGCCGTGTGGAATGTTGTCCAGCAATGGTATGACTGCACCTGTCAAGTATGGTTCTGCCTACAAATTATGTCAAAGTGAAGACCTGCTCGGATATTCTGATTGTGAGCACAAGAATATCTACAGTGCTTAAGTTAATAATTATAGCGAATGATTTCTGACAGAAACAGAAAGTAAAGACTCTATAACTACTTATAAGCCCCTATGCCATTAAAGAACTTCCACAGTCTGGCGTAGCTACCTCGTATTGTAAAAGCTCATAAAAGAATTGCTCTTATTTTCCCATCACTAAGCTGAACATTGATAGCATGAATTGGTCATTACCTCGCTCCATATCCTACTTTTTGACATCTCCAACTATTACCTTTTCTTCATTGAACTTTGCTTGAAACTGTTTCTAGTGTGACACTTAAATTAACAAATAACATTTTTTAGGCCTTTTGGGGAAAAAAAGGAGCACACATGTAGAGTGCCACGACTCAACTTTCTTAAAATATACGTTGCACATAACTGGCAAAGAGTAAAGATACCTTTATCTGTAGAAACTGACTAGTCCAACTCCTTTTCAGGTGTTGAACTTGAAGAATTATTAGAATTcagctatgttgctcggactctccgaaaatgtggCCGGatacgtgtcggatcctccaaaagtagtgcatttttgaaggatccgacacgggtgcggctaCATTTTGGAGAGTCCACGCAACATGGCAATTCAGTACATAAAATAGGCAATACAAAAGGGAGCCATTTAGTAGAAAAGTCATTGTTCCATCTCCTTTGAACTGGTTAAAAGGCTGAGTGATTCTTTCTACCCCACATCGTATAGATAGAGAAAACGTGTCAACAACCAAATAGCAGAGTTGCTATATCAGGCACTTAGGATAGCATGATGGAGAAATGAGATATTGTGCTCATCAACTTACAAGCTAGAAAGGCATTATTAAACCTATAATTAGTGACAGAGACCTTACCTGTTCAAATTTCAGAATTTTGGCACGGCCTATACCCCTAATAGAGACTAATGCACCAATCTCCAATTTCTCAACCTGCGTAGCAAAGTGAAGATTCTCTTTTACTTTGGGTTCTGTTTGATAATTGTTACAGCAGCAAAGTAAGAAAACTCACTTTCTCTATTGCAACCAAGCAACCGTATCTAGCAGCAAAAGATGCTTCTcctgatgtatcatttatggctATAGGATCTAGAACGAAGTGCACAAAGAACCTCTTCTTCTTAAAAAGAGACTGCAGCAATGAGGAGGAGAAAAACTGTGGTTAAGGTAGAATGTTTTGATGATTACTGCTCACCAGAATTATAATATTCAAGAAAATACGATCAATTGATTGCTTCTCTtcccaaattttaaaaatatctaTTTCACAACATTTTGTACCAATTATCCTGTCATGCAAAGATTCTCAAGGGGAATAAGCATCTACGATGCAAGCACGCTGTGCAGGTGGTCAAATAGTAGGATATTGTTTTTTAAGCAATCATTAATGCAGAAAGCTCGCAGCTGTTTTATCAAGATAGATATGTAGCCATAAGCAATGAGTTATTCGCGCATATACTAATAAAACTATTAGCATGTCATAACTCAAACTTGAGTATTATAGAATGATAAGAAACTACTAAACCATTATCATTAGCTATAATATCACATATGAAAACGTTTATATCGTGCACCTCCTCTAACAGCGCCAAGTATCTTGCTTCATACAAGTGTAGAGTCTTTGTCTCTGAAGGGACTAATACCTGCAAACAAAGAGTTTGTAGACTGACTATCTTTACTTGTTTTTACTATCAAACTTAAGATAAAAATACACACTAAACATTCTTTAGTTTGAGCTTTCTATTGGTTGCAGATAACCACAAATTTGaccacaaaaatgaaaattctcaGTACTTAATCTCTCCAGTTTACTTAAAGAAAATGATAAACCAAAATTTATGTAACTTAAAAACCCGACAAAATATAAACTCCCTCCATTCTAAATTATTTGGTATAGTTTGACTCGACGCCAATTTTAAGAAAGATATGAAGATTCCCAAAGCGTGTGCTTTTAACGATGTCATAATATTTGTTATAGTCAATTTCAAAGTTGTGGTCTTAAATATGTCAAAAGATTTATACGGCTGTCAAGTCAATTGTCTCCGAATTCTTTTTAGAACGGACTAATAAAAAAATAGTATCAAACCTGTTGGAATAGAGAGAGTAAAGATACTAAATGGGGAAAACTCAAATGAGAAACGCCCcaaaagtgaagaaaaaagagaacccagatgagaaaaataaataaaagtaatgtTCACCTGGTCAATAGGGAAGGGAAGAAGCGGCAGCTGTAAGGAGGAAGCCCAAGTgacaaaacgacgtcgtttcttaTCTAACTGAGGAATTCTGTGAACAGAATGAAATGGAAAGGAGAAGCTAAATAAAATGGTGGTGGAGTTGGAGTGCAGGTGCAGCAATTGTGTTTTACTTGTGCAGAGTAAGGGATTAAAGGTTGATGGATGAGGAAAAGATAAGCAGACATTCATCTTGACTGGACTGCCTCTCACTCAGTGTTTGAAAATGAATTaaacattatatatatacatgtgttaggaaataaaagcaatttagtaaaacatgaacaagaaatagagatagagagaatgaagagattttcttcttcaattgtgtgtgtttttctatctattacaaggcctttatataggcataataagtgaagaaaatatgtcatagaatatgtcattgaacatacaaattatgtcattgaatatgtcattaagcgttttagatgaagatcatggaagaagagtagacatccaccataatgtgatattcaTCAAAACACGATGAACGTTTTAATACTTTTAACATTTCTAAAAAATAACAGACTACAGTTTTAGTTCTTGGTTTTTTGTTAAGCTTTGATAGGGTGAAAAGTGTTACCGCTTATAGCCCGTTTGACTAAGCTTTTTTTGGTCCAGAAGTgtttttttttggccaaaagcaccGTGGCTAAGCTTTTGGAAGGGAAAAATGTGCTTTTGAGTAGGAGCAAacgcagttttggagaagcagaaaaagtagcttctctccaaaaagcACTTTACTGataagcacttttgagaaaaatacacttagaagcagttttcaaaaggttggtcaaacactaattactgctcaaaagtgtttttctaattaattagccaaacacaaactaattctcaccaaaagtactttttgaaagtacttttgagaaaaacacttctcaaaataagatgATTTTAAAATCACTTCTCAAAATAGTAgttagtaaaaatatatataatcaattctaatttattttatattgaaGCGTTATTATTGTTTTTTTATTAACTTTTTAAATAGTGGCAAACACATCACTTTTTCTGAAACTATTAATTTTATTTAAGATATGTACTACTATTATTTACTCCTAGTAAATAAGTTATTTACAATACATGACAATTTTTGACTTCTTTTGGCAATTAGTGATAGAAGGTAATACTACAAACTTAAACCTTCCAATTTTTTTACTGAACTGAGAAGTGTAAATGGCTTGTTCAATGAGTTACGTTATTCTTATACCATATCAAATTTTTATGTGTAATCAAAATTAACTTTTCTTACGGTAAGATTCAATtaacttttaataatttatgttTAAATATTACTTAAGATTCTAATAATTAGCTTTAACGtaagaattgaaaaaaatatgCACAAGGAGGATACGGAGAAAATGACAAAAACGTTCCTTTTTATCACTGTTTTAAAAGGTGTTTTTGGGGTGAGCCTCGGGGCGAGACGCAACAAATATGCCCCGAGGCAGTGGTGTGGAAGTCTCAAGAAGTGTACGCCCAGCAATTCGGGGCGTACGCCCAGACGTTTGAGACACGTTTTTTTAATGAGGCGTAAGTTCTAGAGACTTAttcaaactaaaacaaaatttgttgaataagtcgtTCATATAATCAGTGACGGATCCATGCACTAATTTTAGGTGCTTTAGCACCCATTGACCTCCCGATAAACTATGTATAGTTATAtcaaaaatataagaaaaatgttATAAGATGCCAGCAAGCACCCAATAACGAAAAAGACTAATGAGTGTTGTGGTGTTGAGATTGAAGTAAAGGCGTGTTGAAGTTAGAGGTGTGGGTTCGATTCCTACTTGACTTGTGACTAGAAGTCATttttgataataataatattaactttagtttttttattaatttttttcctATTGCATTCGAATAGTTGTACACTTATACTATGTGGTTGGTAGCAACTTTATGTTAAAGGAagttgtttaaccaaaaatctaagTCTTTGGTcaaagaaataaagagaaattcgggttactgataatcaggagacgaaaataataaaagactttTGAGAACAATGTTAAAGtagtaaatagttttgtatttcagtaaaatcacaatagtattccgtgtccctacagatgttgagtctttctccttttatagttgattctaggagaaggtgtaatgcctttgtcttaatgaggcaattatgagcaataaatgacattaaaagaaacgttactcaATCATTCTTATTAAATACCAATTCTCttaacgtatttgatatttaatactGAATTTGGACTCTTTTGCGTCATCAGATTCATATCTTCAATCTCTTCCGATCTTCGAGTTTTAAATGACTTGTATAGGTACTAAACTCGTGCCTTTTGAGTAGCGACTCGTGCCTATTTAACTTTCTTCTCTCTGTATCTGTTgtcgcccgtgcctcttggctatttattgcgttttgactttttgaccagtctacgtgtcatgacacgtcatctttaatatacaaactcagttttttcccaatgcagatagtccccccactttccatttatttatcaattaaatatttgggaagtggatcttcaaaaaagaaatttttgTCGTAATCAATGCTATGATAGTACTAACGCTTCAGTTGTCTTTTCTATTTAATGCTCTGCACACGTGTCACCCTCTGATTGGCTCTGTAATTCTGCAGCCTTTTTTCAAGGCTTATTCATTCCTTCTATTTACgaagtgatagttgcctttattataggctttccatcatcACACTTCTTTGTTTGACGGTTGCTATTATATACATATTTAACCTTTTTCGctttatcttcttcttcataaaccctTAACAAATACTTTACTCCTTGCTTTTGTTCCTTTCTCCTTTAATTCATCCTTTCTCTGCAATGGCGTCTCTGAATCCTAACCCTAAAAGAATCCCAATTCTTAATAGCTTCCCCAACGCCCCTGTAAGACATAGAATGGGTAGAGGTGGCAGGCTTCGTAGCCTAGGATCCGCTCGTGGTGGTTCCTCTGGTTCCATCACTCCTTCTTCTAGTTCTGACACTATTTCCAGAGGTTCTATCACTAGGAGATCctcttctaaaggtaaagaaccTTCTGAGCCTCTTCAAGAGCCTTTAGTTGAAGAAATAGTACCTAATGACTTATCCTTTGTTAATGATAGAAAATCTCTTCGTGAAC belongs to Nicotiana tabacum cultivar K326 chromosome 6, ASM71507v2, whole genome shotgun sequence and includes:
- the LOC107761402 gene encoding uncharacterized protein LOC107761402 isoform X1 yields the protein MNVCLSFPHPSTFNPLLCTSKTQLLHLHSNSTTILFSFSFPFHSVHRIPQLDKKRRRFVTWASSLQLPLLPFPIDQVLVPSETKTLHLYEARYLALLEESLFKKKRFFVHFVLDPIAINDTSGEASFAARYGCLVAIEKVEKLEIGALVSIRGIGRAKILKFEQAEPYLTGAVIPLLDNIPHGETELSSKVLEIKEALRNLNSLEIKLKAPQEALLQTLTANSLKWSEKTPVPDCDNSFIPPFPELVSFAALQPVSGSSESELQKLQKKKLRAMDIRDTLERLEDSIGYVQENISLVAAKLAIQSLDSRS
- the LOC107761402 gene encoding uncharacterized protein LOC107761402 isoform X2, which produces MNVCLSFPHPSTFNPLLCTSKTQLLHLHSNSTTILFSFSFPFHSVHRIPQLDKKRRRFVTWASSLQLPLLPFPIDQSLFKKKRFFVHFVLDPIAINDTSGEASFAARYGCLVAIEKVEKLEIGALVSIRGIGRAKILKFEQAEPYLTGAVIPLLDNIPHGETELSSKVLEIKEALRNLNSLEIKLKAPQEALLQTLTANSLKWSEKTPVPDCDNSFIPPFPELVSFAALQPVSGSSESELQKLQKKKLRAMDIRDTLERLEDSIGYVQENISLVAAKLAIQSLDSRS